In the genome of Isoalcanivorax indicus, one region contains:
- the gltB gene encoding glutamate synthase large subunit: MQQNSTLVRGLYEPGEFRDNCGFGLIAHTEGQASHELLQTAIEALTCMTHRGGINADGKTGDGCGLLLKKPDSFFRKAAADLGITLTDSYGVGMLFLSPDAARAAEQRQIVEEELVRQDVAVLGWRDVPTDPDCLGPIALQSLPGFAQVLVGVDGLSDLELNRRLFFARRHAEQRIGADEHFYVCSLSSTVVSYKGLMMPVDLPAFYPDLGDEAMETAIVIFHQRFSTNTMPRWPLAQPFRYLAHNGEINTIQGNRNWSVARTPKFANDLLPGLDELKPLVNRTGSDSSSMDNMLEILLAGGMDLFRAVRMMVPPAWQNVETMDADLRAFYEYNSMHMEPWDGPAGLVLTDGRYAVCMLDRNGLRPSRWVITNNGFITVSSEIGVYGYAAEDVVAKGRVGPGQILAVDTETGELLHTNEIDDKLKVRQPYRQWLKEKGLRIEADYDTEVERIDEVQQSELLAYQKLFQVTFEERDQVLRPLAEAGQEAVGSMGDDTPMAVLSTRVRPVYDYFRQQFAQVTNPPIDPLREAIVMSLETCVGAERNVFEEDAAHADRAILSTPILSHSKFANLLKIERPGYAHERLSLHYAPETGLKQAIEALCDKAEAAVRAGKVLMVLSDYGIQQGQYTIHAAMATAAVHHHLTERGLRCDANIIVETATTRDPHHFAVLFGFGATAVYPYLAYDVIADMVGSGELLGDAVELQKNFRKGINKGLLKILSKMGISTIASYRGAQLFEAVGVGREVVDLCFRGVASRIGGADFSDFEEDFRLLSVDAWKQRKPIDAGGVLKFIYGKEYHAFNPDVIHTLHDAVNSGDYEAYKKYAALVNDRPVATLRDLLALRDDVDRISIDEVEPIEKILPRFDSAGMSLGALSPEAHEAIATAMNRLGGRSNSGEGGEDPARYGTERVSKIKQIASGRFGVTPHYLVNAEVLQIKVAQGAKPGEGGQLPGGKVNELIARLRHSVPGVTLISPPPHHDIYSIEDLAQLIFDLKQVNPEAQVSVKLVSEPGVGTIAAGVAKAYADLITISGYDGGTAASPLTSIRYAGSPWELGLSEAHQALRSNDLRDKIRLQTDGGLKTGLDVVKAAILGAESFGFGTVPMVVLGCKYLRICHLNNCATGVATQREDLRKEHFIGAPEMLIHYFTFVATEVRELLAQLGVKSLAELIGRTDLLAMLEGKTARQKKLDLLPMLRNDNVPADKPQYCQVRRNEPFDKGELAEQMVADMLPAIENRSGGSFHYDITNCNRSIGARISGEIARRYGNLDMENAPIRVRFVGTAGQSFGVFNAGGLHMYIEGDANDYVGKGMAAGKLVIRPPKGSPFKSQDTSIIGNTCLYGATGGKLFAAGRAGERFGVRNSGAHAVVEGAGDHCCEYMTGGCITVLGDTGYNFGAGMTGGFAYVLDQNNQFFDRINPELIELHRISTEATEAHRSHLRSVLREYVEETGSEWGHYILDNFDAMSRKFWLVKPKAASLENLLKSTRANPA; this comes from the coding sequence ATGCAGCAGAATTCAACGCTGGTGCGGGGTCTCTATGAGCCCGGAGAATTCCGGGACAACTGCGGCTTTGGTCTGATCGCCCATACTGAGGGCCAGGCCAGCCATGAGCTCCTGCAGACCGCAATCGAAGCACTGACATGCATGACTCACCGGGGCGGCATCAACGCTGATGGCAAAACCGGTGACGGCTGTGGTCTGTTGCTGAAGAAACCTGATTCCTTCTTTCGCAAGGCGGCGGCCGATCTGGGCATCACGCTGACCGACAGCTATGGCGTCGGCATGCTGTTCCTGAGCCCGGATGCTGCGCGTGCCGCCGAGCAGCGTCAGATCGTGGAAGAAGAACTGGTGCGTCAGGATGTTGCCGTGCTGGGCTGGCGTGACGTGCCCACCGATCCGGACTGCCTGGGTCCGATTGCCCTGCAGAGTCTGCCCGGCTTTGCCCAGGTGCTGGTCGGTGTCGACGGCCTGTCTGATCTCGAGCTGAACCGTCGCCTGTTCTTTGCCCGTCGCCACGCCGAGCAGCGCATTGGCGCTGACGAGCATTTCTATGTCTGCTCGCTGTCGTCCACCGTCGTGTCCTATAAAGGCCTGATGATGCCGGTGGACCTGCCCGCCTTTTACCCGGATCTGGGTGACGAGGCGATGGAAACGGCGATCGTGATCTTCCATCAGCGTTTTTCCACCAACACGATGCCGCGCTGGCCGCTGGCGCAGCCGTTCCGCTATCTGGCACACAACGGCGAGATCAACACCATCCAGGGCAACCGCAACTGGTCCGTGGCGCGGACGCCGAAGTTCGCCAACGACCTGTTGCCGGGCCTGGACGAGCTCAAGCCGCTGGTCAATCGTACCGGCTCCGACTCCTCAAGCATGGACAACATGCTCGAGATCCTGCTGGCTGGCGGCATGGACCTGTTCCGTGCGGTGCGCATGATGGTGCCGCCTGCCTGGCAGAACGTGGAGACCATGGATGCGGATCTGCGCGCCTTCTACGAATACAACTCCATGCACATGGAGCCGTGGGACGGTCCTGCTGGCCTGGTGCTGACCGACGGTCGTTATGCCGTGTGTATGCTGGATCGCAATGGCCTGCGTCCGTCGCGCTGGGTCATCACCAACAACGGCTTCATCACCGTGTCGTCGGAGATCGGTGTGTACGGCTATGCGGCCGAAGACGTCGTCGCGAAGGGCCGTGTCGGACCGGGCCAGATCCTGGCGGTGGATACTGAAACCGGCGAATTGCTGCACACCAACGAGATCGACGACAAGCTCAAGGTGCGTCAACCTTACCGCCAGTGGCTGAAAGAAAAAGGCCTGCGCATCGAAGCGGATTATGACACCGAGGTGGAGCGCATCGACGAGGTCCAGCAAAGCGAGCTGCTGGCCTATCAGAAACTGTTCCAGGTGACCTTCGAAGAGCGCGATCAGGTGCTGCGCCCGCTGGCGGAAGCCGGCCAGGAAGCCGTCGGTTCCATGGGTGACGATACGCCCATGGCCGTATTGTCGACGCGCGTGCGCCCGGTGTACGACTATTTCCGTCAGCAGTTCGCCCAGGTGACCAATCCGCCGATCGACCCGCTGCGCGAAGCGATCGTGATGTCGCTGGAAACCTGCGTGGGTGCCGAGCGGAACGTGTTCGAGGAAGATGCGGCGCATGCAGATCGGGCCATCCTGTCGACGCCGATCCTGTCGCATTCCAAGTTCGCCAATCTGCTGAAGATCGAGCGCCCTGGCTATGCCCATGAGCGCCTGTCGCTGCATTACGCGCCCGAGACGGGTCTGAAGCAGGCCATCGAAGCACTGTGCGACAAGGCAGAGGCGGCGGTGCGTGCGGGCAAGGTGCTGATGGTGCTGTCTGACTACGGTATCCAGCAGGGCCAGTACACCATACATGCCGCCATGGCGACGGCGGCGGTGCATCATCACCTGACCGAGCGTGGTCTGCGTTGTGATGCCAACATCATTGTTGAAACCGCTACCACTCGCGATCCGCACCATTTTGCCGTGCTGTTCGGTTTCGGTGCGACAGCCGTCTATCCGTACCTGGCCTACGACGTGATCGCCGACATGGTCGGCTCCGGCGAACTGCTGGGCGATGCGGTGGAGCTGCAGAAGAATTTCCGCAAGGGCATCAACAAGGGCCTGCTGAAGATCCTGTCCAAGATGGGTATTTCGACCATCGCCTCCTATCGCGGCGCGCAGTTGTTTGAAGCCGTCGGCGTAGGCCGGGAAGTCGTGGACCTGTGCTTCCGGGGTGTCGCCAGCCGTATCGGCGGTGCGGACTTCAGTGATTTTGAAGAAGACTTCCGCCTGCTCTCGGTAGACGCCTGGAAGCAGCGCAAGCCGATTGATGCCGGTGGCGTGCTGAAGTTTATCTACGGCAAGGAATATCACGCCTTCAACCCGGATGTGATACACACCCTGCATGATGCCGTGAACAGCGGTGACTATGAGGCGTATAAAAAGTACGCCGCGCTGGTGAATGATCGCCCGGTGGCCACGCTGCGTGATCTGCTGGCCCTGCGTGATGACGTCGACCGCATCAGCATTGATGAGGTCGAGCCGATCGAGAAGATCCTGCCGCGCTTCGATTCGGCGGGCATGTCCCTCGGCGCGTTGTCGCCGGAAGCCCATGAAGCCATCGCCACCGCGATGAACCGGCTGGGCGGGCGCTCGAACTCCGGCGAGGGCGGCGAAGACCCGGCCCGTTACGGCACCGAGCGTGTGTCCAAGATCAAGCAGATCGCGTCCGGCCGTTTCGGCGTGACACCGCATTATCTGGTCAATGCCGAGGTCCTGCAGATCAAGGTGGCCCAGGGCGCCAAGCCCGGCGAAGGGGGGCAGCTGCCCGGCGGCAAGGTGAACGAGCTGATCGCGCGCCTGCGCCACTCCGTGCCCGGCGTGACCCTGATTTCGCCGCCGCCGCACCATGATATCTATTCCATCGAAGATCTGGCGCAGCTGATCTTTGACCTCAAGCAGGTCAATCCGGAAGCGCAGGTGTCGGTGAAGCTGGTATCGGAGCCGGGCGTGGGTACCATCGCCGCTGGCGTGGCGAAGGCCTATGCCGACCTGATTACCATTTCCGGCTACGACGGCGGTACCGCGGCCAGCCCGCTCACGTCGATCCGTTATGCCGGCTCCCCGTGGGAACTCGGTTTGTCCGAGGCGCACCAGGCGCTGCGCAGCAACGACCTGCGCGACAAGATTCGCCTGCAGACCGACGGCGGTCTGAAGACCGGTCTGGATGTGGTGAAGGCGGCGATTCTCGGCGCTGAGTCTTTCGGTTTCGGCACGGTGCCTATGGTGGTGCTGGGCTGCAAATACCTGCGTATCTGTCACCTGAACAACTGCGCCACCGGCGTCGCCACCCAGCGTGAAGACCTGCGCAAGGAGCACTTCATCGGTGCGCCGGAAATGCTGATTCACTACTTCACTTTCGTGGCCACGGAAGTGCGTGAACTGCTGGCTCAGCTGGGCGTGAAGTCGCTGGCCGAACTGATTGGTCGCACGGACCTGCTCGCCATGCTGGAGGGCAAGACGGCCCGGCAGAAGAAGCTGGATCTGCTGCCCATGTTGCGCAACGACAATGTGCCCGCAGACAAGCCGCAGTATTGCCAGGTGCGCCGCAACGAGCCGTTCGACAAGGGCGAGCTGGCGGAGCAGATGGTGGCGGATATGCTGCCCGCCATCGAAAACCGCAGCGGGGGGTCGTTCCATTACGACATCACCAACTGCAATCGCTCCATTGGTGCGCGGATTTCCGGTGAGATTGCCCGTCGCTACGGCAATCTGGACATGGAGAACGCGCCGATTCGGGTGCGCTTCGTCGGTACGGCGGGGCAGAGCTTCGGCGTGTTCAACGCCGGTGGCCTGCACATGTATATCGAAGGCGATGCCAACGACTATGTCGGCAAGGGCATGGCCGCAGGCAAGCTGGTGATCCGTCCGCCGAAAGGCAGTCCGTTCAAGAGCCAGGATACCTCGATCATTGGTAACACCTGCCTCTACGGCGCCACCGGCGGCAAGCTGTTTGCGGCCGGTCGTGCCGGTGAGCGTTTCGGGGTGCGTAACTCCGGTGCGCACGCGGTGGTGGAAGGCGCGGGCGATCACTGCTGCGAATACATGACTGGCGGTTGCATCACCGTGCTGGGCGATACCGGCTACAACTTCGGTGCCGGGATGACCGGCGGCTTCGCCTATGTGCTGGATCAGAACAACCAGTTCTTCGATCGCATCAACCCGGAGCTGATCGAGCTGCACCGGATCAGCACCGAAGCCACCGAGGCACACCGCAGCCATCTGCGCAGCGTGCTGCGCGAGTATGTGGAAGAGACCGGCAGCGAATGGGGTCACTATATTCTCGACAACTTCGATGCCATGAGCCGCAAGTTCTGGCTGGTCAAGCCGAAGGCCGCAAGCCTTGAGAACCTGCTCAAGAGCACCCGTGCCAACCCGGCCTGA
- a CDS encoding FAD-dependent oxidoreductase, producing the protein MAERLNNSFQFLDVPRQDPKKKPAEDRRVKYEEIYYPYEVREVEHQAHRCLECGNPYCEWKCPVHNYIPNWLKLISEGNLMEAVELSHQTNSLPEVCGRVCPQDRLCEGACTLNDGFGAVTIGATEKYITDTALAMGWRPDMSKVVWTDKKVAVIGAGPAGIGCADVLVRNGVKPVVFDRYPEIGGLLTFGIPEFKLEKPVMAKRREVFEGMGIEFRLNTEVGKDITIDELLEEYDAVFMGMGTYTYMKGGFPGEELEGVHDALPFLISNVNRNLGFEKDAADFIDMAGKRVVVLGGGDTAMDCNRTSIRQGAASVTCAYRRDEENMPGSRREVANAKEEGVQFLFNRQPIEIVGEGGKVAGVKVVETRMGEPDANGRRRPEPIPGSEEVLPADAVIIAFGFRPSPADWFEGKQISMDDSGRVVALEEQAFPFQTSNAKIFAGGDMVRGSDLVVTAIWEGREAAKGILDYLDV; encoded by the coding sequence ATGGCTGAGCGTCTGAACAACAGCTTCCAGTTCCTCGATGTTCCGCGTCAGGACCCGAAGAAGAAGCCGGCGGAGGACCGTCGCGTCAAGTACGAGGAAATCTATTACCCGTACGAAGTGCGTGAGGTCGAGCACCAGGCACACCGTTGCCTGGAGTGCGGCAACCCCTATTGCGAATGGAAATGCCCGGTTCATAACTATATTCCGAACTGGTTGAAGCTGATTTCCGAAGGCAACCTGATGGAAGCCGTGGAGCTCAGCCACCAGACCAACTCGTTGCCGGAAGTCTGCGGCCGGGTGTGCCCGCAGGATCGTCTGTGCGAAGGCGCCTGCACGCTGAATGATGGCTTTGGCGCCGTCACCATCGGCGCGACCGAGAAGTATATTACCGACACGGCGCTCGCCATGGGCTGGCGGCCGGACATGTCCAAGGTGGTATGGACCGACAAGAAAGTGGCGGTGATCGGTGCCGGCCCGGCCGGTATCGGTTGTGCTGACGTGCTGGTGCGTAATGGCGTCAAGCCGGTGGTGTTCGACCGCTATCCGGAAATCGGTGGCCTGCTGACCTTCGGCATTCCCGAGTTCAAGCTGGAAAAGCCGGTCATGGCCAAGCGCCGTGAAGTGTTCGAGGGCATGGGTATCGAGTTCCGCCTGAACACCGAGGTGGGCAAGGACATCACCATCGACGAGCTGCTGGAAGAATACGACGCCGTCTTCATGGGTATGGGCACCTATACCTACATGAAAGGCGGGTTCCCCGGTGAGGAGCTGGAGGGCGTGCACGACGCGCTGCCGTTCCTGATCTCGAATGTGAACCGCAACCTCGGCTTTGAAAAAGACGCGGCGGATTTCATCGACATGGCTGGCAAGCGTGTGGTGGTGCTGGGTGGCGGTGATACCGCGATGGACTGCAACCGCACCTCCATTCGCCAGGGTGCGGCCAGCGTGACCTGCGCCTATCGTCGCGATGAAGAAAACATGCCCGGCTCACGCCGTGAAGTGGCCAATGCCAAGGAAGAGGGCGTGCAGTTCCTGTTCAACCGGCAGCCGATCGAAATTGTCGGCGAAGGGGGCAAGGTGGCCGGTGTGAAAGTGGTGGAAACCCGCATGGGTGAGCCGGATGCCAATGGCCGTCGCCGTCCGGAACCGATTCCGGGTTCCGAGGAAGTGCTGCCCGCGGACGCCGTGATCATCGCGTTCGGTTTCCGCCCCAGCCCGGCGGACTGGTTCGAAGGCAAGCAGATCAGCATGGACGATTCCGGTCGTGTGGTGGCCCTCGAAGAGCAAGCCTTCCCGTTCCAGACCAGCAATGCGAAGATTTTTGCCGGGGGTGACATGGTGCGCGGTTCGGACCTGGTCGTCACCGCCATCTGGGAAGGCCGCGAAGCTGCCAAGGGCATTCTCGACTACCTGGACGTCTGA
- the hemE gene encoding uroporphyrinogen decarboxylase, with translation MSFPALKNDRFLRALMRQPVDRTPVWMMRQAGRYLPEYRATREQAGSFMDLCMNAELACEVTLQPLRRYALDAAILFSDILTIPDAMGLGLYFEAGEGPRFRKTVRTEADVAALPVPDAERDLDYVMRAVSTIRRELNGQVPLIGFSGSPWTLATYMVEGGSSKDFRHLKAMVYSQPELAHQLLDKLARSVTDYLNAQIRSGAQAVQIFDTWGGALSAEAYKVFSLRYMQQIVDGLIREHDGRKVPVILFTKNGGLWLEDIAASGCDGVGVDWTINIGDARRRVGDRVALQGNMDPAVLYASPAAIRAEVQRILDDFGPHNGHIFNLGHGITPQVDPAHAGAFIEAVNELSTR, from the coding sequence ATGAGCTTTCCTGCACTGAAGAACGACCGTTTTCTGCGCGCGCTGATGCGCCAGCCTGTGGACCGTACGCCGGTATGGATGATGCGCCAGGCCGGGCGCTATCTACCGGAATACCGCGCCACGCGCGAGCAGGCGGGCTCGTTCATGGATCTGTGCATGAATGCGGAGCTGGCCTGCGAAGTCACGCTGCAGCCGCTGCGCCGTTACGCCCTGGACGCGGCCATCCTGTTTTCTGACATCCTGACCATTCCCGATGCCATGGGGCTGGGGCTGTACTTCGAGGCCGGCGAAGGTCCGCGTTTCCGCAAGACCGTGCGCACCGAAGCCGATGTCGCCGCATTGCCGGTGCCGGATGCCGAGCGTGATCTGGATTACGTGATGCGTGCGGTCAGCACCATTCGCCGCGAGCTGAATGGCCAGGTGCCGTTGATCGGCTTTTCCGGCAGCCCCTGGACGTTGGCCACCTATATGGTCGAAGGCGGTTCGTCGAAAGATTTTCGCCACCTCAAGGCGATGGTCTACAGCCAGCCCGAGCTGGCGCATCAGTTGCTGGACAAGCTGGCGCGCAGCGTCACGGATTACCTGAATGCGCAGATTCGCAGTGGCGCCCAGGCGGTACAGATTTTCGATACCTGGGGCGGTGCCCTGTCGGCAGAAGCCTACAAGGTGTTTTCCCTGCGTTATATGCAGCAAATTGTGGATGGCCTGATTCGCGAGCACGACGGTCGCAAGGTGCCGGTTATCCTGTTCACCAAGAATGGCGGTTTGTGGCTTGAAGACATCGCCGCCAGCGGCTGTGACGGCGTCGGCGTGGACTGGACCATCAATATTGGCGATGCACGTCGTCGTGTCGGTGATCGGGTGGCGTTGCAGGGCAATATGGACCCGGCCGTACTCTACGCCTCACCCGCTGCCATTCGTGCAGAAGTGCAGCGTATTCTGGATGACTTCGGACCGCACAATGGCCACATCTTCAATCTGGGTCATGGCATTACGCCACAGGTAGACCCGGCCCATGCCGGGGCCTTCATCGAAGCCGTCAACGAGCTCAGCACCCGCTGA
- a CDS encoding acetoacetate decarboxylase family protein — protein MTDYHPAPPPWTLTGRAYAIPLRLPDTQRIAQSGVPETLGTPRGRYSVMMFVDYSDSDVGPYHELLFIPGTYDLGPDDSGRRERHRSIGRIYVSSHDSVINGRLNWGIPKDQAEFSVEQAGRVEHISVAREGKVFCRLTLKRGRLGVPLPGGLIPARLRTLGQVRDGKRFLYTPGASGRLGLGTLLDGWADGEHFPEIQAGKALTGGYLSSFRMTFPLARISDWPT, from the coding sequence ATGACTGACTATCACCCCGCCCCACCACCGTGGACCCTGACCGGACGCGCCTACGCGATCCCTTTGCGCCTGCCCGATACCCAGCGTATCGCGCAGTCCGGTGTGCCCGAAACGCTGGGCACGCCACGCGGGCGCTACAGCGTAATGATGTTCGTGGATTACAGTGATTCCGACGTAGGGCCCTATCACGAATTGCTGTTCATTCCCGGCACCTATGACCTGGGCCCGGATGATAGCGGTCGCCGTGAGCGCCATCGTTCTATCGGTCGTATCTATGTGTCCAGCCACGACAGCGTCATCAACGGTCGCCTCAACTGGGGCATCCCGAAAGATCAGGCGGAGTTCAGCGTCGAGCAGGCGGGGCGTGTGGAACACATCAGCGTGGCGCGCGAAGGCAAGGTCTTCTGTCGACTGACGCTGAAGCGTGGCCGACTGGGTGTGCCACTACCCGGCGGCCTGATCCCGGCCCGGCTGCGGACGCTGGGTCAGGTGCGTGACGGCAAGCGGTTCCTCTACACTCCCGGCGCCAGTGGTCGGCTGGGCCTGGGGACACTGCTGGATGGCTGGGCCGATGGCGAACACTTCCCCGAGATTCAGGCAGGCAAAGCGCTCACCGGCGGTTACCTGTCATCGTTCCGGATGACGTTCCCGCTGGCGCGGATCAGCGACTGGCCCACCTGA
- a CDS encoding YiiD C-terminal domain-containing protein, with the protein MSLSKEQLDTIKTAASTPFPFATRCGSTVEELERGYCRMRMPFEPNVNHVGTMYAGALFTLAELPGGVIFLSSFDTRHYYPIVKDMQIRFRRPAKTDITVEVRISEEEVQRIQAEADANGKADYEWECELKDASGEVVAISRNLYQLRKIGM; encoded by the coding sequence ATGTCCCTGAGCAAGGAACAACTCGACACCATCAAGACGGCGGCCTCCACGCCGTTTCCGTTTGCCACCCGCTGCGGTTCCACGGTGGAGGAACTGGAACGTGGCTACTGCCGGATGCGCATGCCGTTCGAGCCCAACGTCAATCACGTGGGCACCATGTACGCCGGTGCGCTGTTTACGCTGGCCGAACTCCCGGGCGGCGTGATCTTCCTGTCCAGCTTTGACACCCGCCACTACTACCCGATCGTCAAGGACATGCAGATCCGCTTCCGGCGCCCGGCGAAAACCGACATTACCGTGGAGGTGCGTATCAGTGAGGAAGAGGTCCAGCGCATCCAGGCCGAAGCCGACGCCAATGGCAAGGCGGATTATGAATGGGAGTGCGAGTTGAAAGACGCCAGTGGTGAGGTCGTGGCGATCTCTCGCAACCTGTATCAACTGCGCAAGATCGGCATGTAA
- a CDS encoding polysaccharide deacetylase family protein: MMQTIKLRLASLLVLALALTLSLALTLPRPAQAAVILLYHHVSEQTPAATSVTPDQFREHLDRLDKEGFEVVRLDELVERVRDGADPREKLASITFDDAYVSIIDNAIPMLEARGWSATVFVATAPVLERRRPMMSVAQVKELHERGHLVVNHSHTHLHMVRRQDRESARAWRARLRGDIERAQALLEEWTGASLPKFFAYPYGEHDPAVRALLADMGYKGFAQRSGALDGNVDWLDVPRIPVNRQFADWNGLGDKVRALPMPARGITPESGITDEARPAFTLTLPAGWHRRGLNCFARGAPAELDWTRGEEQDRVQVKPARDLMPGRSLINCTASAGEGRFYWYSHLWMRRDSGGWYSE, encoded by the coding sequence ATGATGCAAACCATCAAACTGAGGCTGGCGAGTCTGCTGGTGCTGGCCCTGGCGCTGACATTGTCACTCGCGCTGACCCTGCCGCGTCCGGCGCAGGCGGCGGTTATCCTGCTGTATCACCATGTCAGCGAACAGACCCCGGCAGCAACCTCCGTGACCCCGGATCAGTTCCGGGAGCATCTTGACCGTCTTGATAAGGAAGGCTTCGAGGTTGTGCGTCTGGACGAGCTGGTCGAGCGTGTCCGTGATGGTGCTGACCCCCGGGAAAAGCTGGCCAGCATCACCTTCGATGATGCCTATGTCAGCATCATCGACAACGCCATTCCGATGCTTGAAGCGCGCGGCTGGTCGGCTACGGTCTTCGTGGCGACAGCGCCGGTGCTGGAGCGCCGCCGCCCGATGATGAGCGTGGCTCAGGTGAAGGAACTGCATGAACGCGGGCATCTGGTGGTCAACCACAGTCATACCCATCTGCACATGGTGCGCCGCCAGGACCGTGAGTCGGCACGCGCCTGGCGAGCGCGTTTGCGCGGCGACATCGAACGGGCTCAGGCACTGCTTGAGGAATGGACCGGGGCGTCCCTGCCGAAATTCTTTGCCTACCCTTACGGTGAGCATGACCCGGCCGTGCGAGCTCTGCTGGCCGACATGGGCTACAAGGGGTTTGCCCAGCGAAGTGGTGCACTGGACGGTAACGTCGACTGGCTTGATGTGCCGCGTATCCCGGTGAACCGGCAGTTTGCCGACTGGAACGGCCTGGGTGACAAGGTGCGCGCACTGCCCATGCCAGCGCGCGGGATCACGCCGGAGAGCGGCATCACGGATGAGGCTCGACCGGCGTTTACGCTGACCTTGCCGGCAGGATGGCACCGGCGCGGGCTGAACTGCTTTGCCCGTGGGGCGCCTGCAGAGCTGGACTGGACGCGGGGTGAGGAGCAGGACCGGGTACAGGTGAAGCCCGCGCGGGACCTGATGCCAGGGCGCAGCCTGATAAACTGCACCGCCAGTGCGGGAGAGGGTCGCTTCTACTGGTATTCGCACCTGTGGATGCGCCGTGACAGCGGGGGCTGGTACAGCGAATGA
- a CDS encoding glucosaminidase domain-containing protein, producing the protein MKRLLLTLSVLLALGLIALAPTLILHCQIQLDYQPEPEEPPIWPIPDDETAARKAVFINMLLPVVQARNRELLAEREQAQALRGRIADGTLTEAELGWLQARATEYRLEAPDHLDDMSEAWLDTLLRRLDIVPADLALAQGALESAWGTSRFAEEANNLFGQWCFRPGCGVVPARRPLGARYEVQKFATVEDAVASYMRNLNTHPTYRELRLLRERQRQEGLKPSGRTLAAGLGGYAEIGDTYIRHIRSVIRANDLEAFSDI; encoded by the coding sequence TTGAAACGCTTGCTGCTGACGCTGTCCGTCCTGCTGGCGCTGGGCCTGATCGCCCTCGCGCCCACCCTGATCCTGCATTGCCAGATTCAGCTGGATTACCAGCCGGAACCCGAGGAACCGCCTATCTGGCCTATTCCGGACGACGAGACCGCTGCGCGCAAGGCGGTGTTCATCAATATGCTTTTACCCGTCGTTCAGGCACGCAACCGCGAGCTGCTGGCCGAGCGGGAGCAGGCTCAGGCGTTACGCGGACGTATCGCAGACGGTACGCTGACCGAGGCCGAACTGGGCTGGTTGCAGGCCCGTGCCACGGAATACCGACTGGAAGCCCCGGACCACCTGGATGACATGAGCGAAGCCTGGCTGGACACCTTGCTACGCCGTCTCGACATCGTGCCCGCGGATCTGGCGCTGGCCCAGGGCGCGCTGGAATCCGCCTGGGGCACCTCGCGCTTTGCCGAGGAGGCCAACAACCTTTTCGGCCAGTGGTGCTTCCGCCCCGGCTGCGGCGTGGTGCCCGCCAGGCGGCCGCTGGGCGCGCGCTATGAAGTGCAAAAATTCGCCACCGTGGAGGATGCGGTGGCCAGCTATATGCGCAACCTGAATACCCACCCGACCTACCGCGAGTTGCGCCTGCTGCGCGAGCGCCAGCGACAAGAGGGGCTGAAGCCGAGCGGACGCACGCTGGCGGCAGGCCTGGGCGGTTACGCGGAAATCGGCGACACCTATATCCGCCACATCCGTTCCGTTATCCGCGCCAACGATCTGGAAGCCTTCAGCGATATCTGA
- a CDS encoding 4a-hydroxytetrahydrobiopterin dehydratase, whose amino-acid sequence MPLAQETCEACRADAPRATDAEIRDWRQELPEWKLIEENGVQKLERRFNFSNFVEAMAFTQQVADLAEAEGHHPAIVTEWGRVTVIWWTHKIHGLHRNDFICAARTDALAG is encoded by the coding sequence ATGCCGCTGGCACAGGAAACATGCGAAGCCTGCCGTGCAGACGCGCCGCGCGCCACAGACGCCGAGATCCGCGACTGGCGTCAGGAACTGCCCGAGTGGAAGCTGATCGAAGAGAACGGCGTACAGAAACTGGAGCGTCGCTTCAACTTCAGCAATTTTGTCGAGGCCATGGCCTTCACACAGCAGGTCGCGGACCTGGCAGAGGCCGAAGGCCACCACCCGGCCATCGTCACCGAGTGGGGCCGGGTGACGGTGATCTGGTGGACACACAAGATCCATGGCCTGCATCGCAATGATTTCATCTGCGCCGCGAGGACCGACGCGCTGGCGGGCTGA